Proteins found in one Litoribrevibacter albus genomic segment:
- a CDS encoding putative bifunctional diguanylate cyclase/phosphodiesterase, translating into MDAIIITEDHSLSHQIKLWCEPNCVSLEQFSTSSFSSNEITCECLAKREPDLIIVDLRDSFLQTSGDELANIRTLVASESPHLYMLYIIDEVDPEYWLNAHEYDYRVVMPAPIGKLEAKLNSILTNYRVMHELKSQVLLMETLFDRSRDGIAISDKNGNLLITNHQLNSLFGYKNHGLDGKNVSELLPKPYNEHFRQYLSKFSSTIEEYKQGHKFVEEGEGLDIHGKIIPVELSITELPGLNEMRYLAVIRDIRQKSADKRALSKASQYDALTQLPGRELLINRLTKRINQWDINKISQSPYLLLIDINRFKTFNESLGHKVGDQLLINLIRRIRFNLSEQDTLYRVASDEFAIVLKPGITENDIDCLTGQILDDLAKPFFMGTLELYMTVCFGVAKANQDTDSAESLLQCANQALLQAKQSNTPISYYRAKENTSSTYRLELESSLFKALDNEDFELYYQPQVCVRNGHISGAEALLRWSDAKHGAISPMEFIPILEDTGLIDRVGSWVIEKACAFWKFWQDEGLIQPEQKLSVNVSPYQFRNTGLLVSVKSALEESGLSPNDLILEITESTLLADDENNLAILNSLKSLGVTIALDDFGTGFSSLSYLTRFPIDYLKVDRSFLMNIMDSTNDAHLVTAIINMAQSLEMKVIAEGVDSIEKLNFLKLKGCDNYQGFYFSRPVSGNEFIRLINHISHMEAC; encoded by the coding sequence ATGGATGCCATAATAATTACAGAAGATCATTCACTTTCTCATCAGATTAAACTCTGGTGCGAGCCTAACTGTGTCTCGCTTGAGCAGTTTTCCACGTCTTCTTTTTCATCCAATGAAATTACCTGCGAGTGTTTAGCCAAACGCGAACCTGACCTCATTATCGTTGATCTCAGGGACAGCTTCCTTCAAACCAGTGGTGATGAATTAGCTAATATCCGAACATTGGTGGCAAGTGAAAGTCCGCATTTATACATGCTCTACATCATTGACGAAGTGGACCCGGAGTATTGGCTAAATGCTCATGAATACGACTATCGTGTCGTTATGCCAGCCCCCATCGGTAAGCTGGAAGCGAAGCTCAACAGCATCCTTACCAACTATCGGGTCATGCACGAACTGAAGTCACAAGTGCTGCTAATGGAAACCCTGTTTGATCGCTCTCGTGACGGCATTGCTATTTCAGATAAAAACGGCAATTTATTAATTACCAACCATCAACTCAACTCCTTATTCGGCTATAAGAATCACGGCCTCGACGGCAAGAACGTTTCCGAATTACTTCCCAAACCCTATAACGAGCACTTTCGCCAATACTTATCGAAATTCAGCTCCACCATCGAGGAATACAAACAAGGACACAAGTTTGTTGAAGAAGGAGAGGGTTTGGATATCCACGGAAAAATTATCCCAGTGGAACTCTCCATTACCGAATTGCCTGGTCTCAATGAAATGCGTTACCTTGCCGTAATTCGGGATATTCGACAAAAATCTGCAGATAAACGAGCCTTATCCAAAGCCTCGCAATACGATGCTTTGACCCAATTACCAGGCAGAGAACTTCTGATCAATCGACTGACGAAGCGCATCAATCAATGGGACATCAACAAGATCAGCCAATCGCCTTATCTGCTGCTCATCGACATTAACCGCTTTAAGACATTCAATGAATCGTTAGGTCATAAAGTGGGAGATCAACTTCTCATTAATCTGATACGACGTATTCGCTTTAACTTATCCGAACAAGACACCCTGTACCGGGTAGCCAGTGATGAGTTTGCAATCGTTTTGAAACCCGGCATAACCGAAAATGATATAGATTGCCTGACCGGGCAAATCCTGGATGATCTGGCAAAACCTTTCTTTATGGGCACGTTAGAACTCTATATGACGGTATGTTTCGGCGTTGCAAAAGCAAACCAAGATACCGACAGCGCAGAAAGTTTGTTGCAGTGTGCCAATCAGGCCCTACTTCAGGCAAAACAAAGTAATACTCCAATCAGCTATTACCGAGCCAAAGAAAACACCTCAAGCACCTATCGCCTGGAGTTGGAATCATCCTTATTCAAGGCTCTAGACAATGAGGACTTTGAGCTCTACTACCAGCCGCAAGTGTGTGTAAGAAACGGCCACATTTCTGGAGCAGAAGCCTTGCTACGCTGGAGCGACGCCAAGCATGGCGCCATTTCTCCGATGGAGTTTATCCCTATTCTGGAAGATACCGGCCTGATTGACAGAGTGGGTAGCTGGGTAATTGAGAAAGCCTGTGCCTTTTGGAAATTCTGGCAAGATGAGGGTTTGATTCAACCGGAGCAGAAACTGTCCGTTAACGTCTCGCCTTATCAATTCAGAAACACCGGTCTGCTGGTCTCAGTGAAATCAGCCCTTGAGGAAAGCGGCTTATCTCCAAATGACCTTATTCTTGAGATCACTGAAAGTACCTTACTGGCTGACGATGAAAATAACCTCGCCATCTTAAACAGCCTCAAAAGCCTTGGCGTTACCATTGCGTTGGATGATTTTGGTACCGGCTTTTCTTCATTAAGTTACCTCACTCGTTTCCCCATCGACTATTTAAAGGTGGATCGTTCCTTCCTGATGAACATCATGGACTCCACTAATGACGCTCATTTGGTGACGGCCATTATCAATATGGCTCAAAGCCTGGAAATGAAAGTTATTGCTGAAGGCGTAGACAGCATTGAGAAACTGAACTTCCTCAAACTAAAAGGCTGTGATAATTACCAAGGTTTCTATTTCTCCCGCCCCGTCTCCGGTAATGAGTTCATACGACTGATTAATCACATCAGTCACATGGAAGCCTGTTAG
- a CDS encoding DUF3336 domain-containing protein, translating to MRNKKALIRKLKQEMANAETYDEWQNAALSLDHLEGNDEWKRIDKSSLYDYTLISRRLEQLRLCHRTNDMAQLTRALREGLHHDLGNMGNHKLYEKSHIGTKKLIEDYVSQVCYSLDFLCDNDIDALPLDKKLGFFEDTSLSFGRPSLLLSGGATLGLFHLGVVKALWEHNLLPQVIAGSSVGSIIAGIIGTRTDDELSELLDRDDHDLQAWKYLGLKGLLLGRGIYDAKNLEQCIRKNVGDYTFQEAYEHSGRSINISVSPAASKNQKTRLLCGYTSPYVTIWSASLASCSIPGIFPPATLIQKNANNALSPYLPLHRWVDGSVKSDLPIERLTHLYDVNYHVVSQTNPHIVPFIPEGGHPPDPSWSNLPWRMIKSELEYHGKGVFDFLRKKAPTELLRQTAGHAYTVMAQRYYGDVTIAPSYKLSDYMMITKNPTQEMLRQFMIDGQRATWPQISMIKAHSQISQTLEQCIKRTKRRLKLKIFS from the coding sequence GTGAGGAATAAAAAAGCGCTAATCCGAAAGCTAAAACAGGAAATGGCTAATGCGGAAACTTATGATGAATGGCAGAACGCCGCGCTTTCACTGGATCACCTGGAAGGAAACGATGAATGGAAACGCATCGACAAGTCTTCCCTCTATGATTACACCCTGATATCCCGTCGTTTAGAACAGCTGAGATTGTGCCATCGCACCAACGATATGGCTCAGCTTACTCGTGCCCTTCGTGAAGGTTTGCACCACGACTTGGGTAACATGGGTAACCACAAGCTGTATGAAAAAAGTCACATCGGCACTAAAAAGCTGATTGAAGATTATGTGAGCCAGGTGTGTTATTCACTGGACTTCCTCTGTGATAACGACATCGACGCGCTGCCTCTGGACAAAAAACTGGGCTTCTTTGAAGATACCTCGTTGAGCTTTGGTCGCCCTTCATTGTTATTAAGTGGTGGGGCAACCCTTGGCTTGTTTCACCTTGGTGTTGTGAAAGCCTTGTGGGAACACAATTTATTACCACAGGTGATTGCCGGCTCCTCAGTAGGCTCCATCATTGCTGGTATCATCGGTACTCGTACCGACGACGAACTCTCCGAATTACTGGATAGAGACGATCACGATCTTCAAGCATGGAAATACCTCGGACTAAAAGGCTTATTGCTCGGACGTGGTATTTACGACGCGAAAAACCTGGAACAATGCATCCGTAAAAACGTGGGCGATTACACTTTCCAGGAAGCTTACGAACACAGCGGACGCAGTATCAACATTTCTGTATCACCGGCGGCATCCAAGAACCAAAAGACCCGTTTATTGTGTGGTTACACCTCTCCATATGTAACCATTTGGAGCGCGTCACTGGCGTCTTGTTCAATTCCGGGAATCTTCCCACCCGCAACCCTGATTCAAAAGAATGCCAACAATGCACTCAGCCCGTATCTGCCACTGCACAGATGGGTAGATGGCTCGGTGAAAAGTGACTTACCGATCGAACGTTTAACGCACTTGTACGACGTGAACTATCACGTGGTGAGTCAGACGAACCCACACATTGTGCCCTTCATTCCTGAAGGTGGACATCCACCTGATCCGTCATGGAGCAACCTGCCTTGGCGTATGATCAAATCCGAACTGGAATACCACGGTAAGGGCGTGTTCGACTTCCTGCGTAAAAAAGCGCCGACAGAATTACTGAGACAAACAGCCGGTCATGCGTATACCGTCATGGCGCAACGTTACTACGGTGACGTAACCATCGCGCCATCCTATAAGTTGTCCGATTACATGATGATCACTAAAAACCCAACGCAAGAAATGCTAAGGCAATTCATGATCGACGGGCAACGAGCAACCTGGCCTCAAATCAGTATGATCAAAGCTCACTCACAAATCAGTCAGACACTGGAGCAATGCATCAAACGTACGAAGCGTCGATTGAAGCTTAAAATCTTTAGCTAA
- a CDS encoding sensor domain-containing diguanylate cyclase, which produces MECKLSKEQEGSISKPNLWHMAVYAVYVATGFLGIAFVSFPPGHISVVWLPSGIAFLAILLLGPLATLPVFLGSLTIKLPYLYDDDRALLSLSVLTLVAAIETLQGWIAHKFWNSHFQERGISSGADVLTFFLRVAFASCAFTVWLIVLLFIATGYLQNDLNVLQNWAENTVVITMAHTLGIFLVVALYQSYWLVKQDPWTLKEIKIGLATLACLLTVCAISFSYTELSLYLLLPIFLILIIHTGYAGSSIGLTLVSFWTIIATANGNGPFVADDNYISMIHIMIFVLCMGLTMQFSALTLDNLNANKRHMAKTIQRRTEELEKKNRQLLELASTDHLTGLCNRRSFEKIANKELERAQRYQTPLSILALDLDFFKTINDSYGHPFGDEVLKAFTDVCLDCLRKTDLMARLGGEEFVVLLPETTEYLATNVGEKLRLAISEIRLTTNEGIDVSITCSIGVTTATMQDDNIASLLHRADEALYDAKKFGRNKVCTYKRLQEAGFDLPQ; this is translated from the coding sequence ATGGAATGCAAGCTATCAAAAGAGCAGGAAGGCTCTATTTCTAAGCCCAACCTATGGCACATGGCTGTCTACGCTGTGTATGTTGCCACGGGATTTTTAGGCATTGCTTTTGTGAGCTTTCCACCAGGTCACATCAGTGTGGTGTGGCTGCCGTCTGGCATCGCCTTTCTTGCTATATTACTTCTCGGCCCCCTAGCAACCCTGCCTGTTTTTTTAGGGTCGCTGACGATTAAGCTCCCCTACCTTTATGACGATGATCGAGCACTGCTGTCACTATCAGTACTCACCTTGGTTGCAGCAATAGAAACGCTTCAGGGGTGGATTGCCCACAAGTTCTGGAACAGCCACTTTCAAGAACGCGGCATTTCTTCTGGCGCCGATGTTCTGACATTTTTCCTACGGGTTGCATTTGCTTCCTGCGCCTTTACCGTCTGGCTGATTGTTTTGCTGTTTATTGCAACCGGTTACCTACAGAATGATTTAAATGTTCTTCAGAACTGGGCTGAAAATACCGTCGTTATTACCATGGCACACACCTTGGGTATCTTTTTGGTGGTAGCTCTGTATCAGAGCTACTGGCTGGTAAAACAAGACCCGTGGACACTCAAAGAAATCAAAATTGGTCTGGCAACACTTGCTTGCCTGCTGACGGTGTGTGCGATTTCGTTTTCCTACACCGAACTCAGCTTGTATTTATTGCTTCCGATCTTCCTCATTTTAATCATTCACACGGGGTATGCGGGTTCAAGCATCGGACTCACCCTGGTCAGTTTCTGGACCATCATTGCCACAGCAAACGGAAACGGCCCGTTTGTGGCAGACGACAACTACATCAGCATGATTCATATCATGATCTTTGTTTTGTGTATGGGGCTCACCATGCAGTTCTCAGCACTGACACTGGATAACCTGAATGCCAACAAGCGCCACATGGCCAAGACCATTCAGAGACGCACCGAGGAATTAGAAAAGAAAAACCGCCAACTGCTCGAACTGGCGTCCACCGACCACCTAACGGGCCTTTGTAATCGCCGAAGTTTTGAGAAAATTGCCAATAAAGAGCTGGAGCGAGCACAACGTTATCAAACCCCGCTTTCCATTCTTGCGTTGGATTTAGACTTCTTTAAGACAATTAACGATAGCTACGGTCATCCATTTGGCGATGAAGTTTTAAAAGCGTTTACCGATGTCTGCCTCGACTGCCTTCGGAAAACAGATTTAATGGCCAGATTGGGCGGAGAAGAGTTTGTGGTCCTGCTGCCAGAAACCACAGAGTATCTGGCCACAAATGTCGGTGAAAAACTTCGACTGGCCATTTCAGAAATTCGCCTGACCACCAATGAAGGTATTGACGTATCTATTACCTGCTCCATTGGCGTGACCACCGCTACGATGCAAGATGACAACATTGCCAGCTTGTTACACCGGGCCGATGAAGCCCTCTACGATGCTAAGAAATTTGGCAGAAATAAAGTTTGCACTTACAAGCGTTTGCAGGAAGCAGGGTTCGATTTGCCCCAATAA
- a CDS encoding acetyl-CoA hydrolase/transferase C-terminal domain-containing protein, whose product MTNATYSDVAACVDDVIKQLDKNIVLGIPLGIGKPTQFINELYRRAKEDASISLRIITALSLERPKPAPGLESKFLEPVFNRLFDGYVAPEYVQDLKKQQIPDNIQLCEFFFKSGSMMGNDYAQQHYISSNYTHVARDMIDQGANLLAQQVCRGEYEGQSYLSLSSNTDVTVDLLPLIEEERKKGKTIKIVAQINQKMPFMLNDALVSEDDFDMVIDNPEYYTTLFAPPNMPVTPVDFAIGMHASALVKDGGTLQIGIGSLGDAIVYACQLKDEHNATYNEALDALGREKYQQLIDKIGDTTPFKEGLYGSSEMFVNGFLHLIKKGIVKRKVYEDLHIQRLINEGKIQETLTPNCLDELIKAGFFGDLFHEEQVLKAKHFGIFNERVSWKHGQIYLDNRTLGNDPHEHEIVEKLKHSGIGQKLKHGIIMHGGFFLGPQDFYDALHKMSIEELEAICMTSVGHVNQLLINEDLVIAQRKEARFINTGLMATLNGAVVSDGLDNGKIVSGVGGQYNFVSMAHALPCARSILLIRSTRESKGEVSSNVVWNYGHTTIPRHLRDIVITEYGVADLRGKTDCDVMKAMLNVTDSRFQQELLEQAKQNGKIEQSYEIPEAFRNNLPEAVSNTIERFRQQDLFPAFPLGTDFTDQELQIGACLKQLKALQTHKVDLLKTLFRAFTHHHQEESVQPFLERMSMTDAKTQKEKIEQKLLIHQLHELGVIA is encoded by the coding sequence ATGACTAATGCAACTTACAGTGATGTAGCCGCATGTGTTGATGACGTAATCAAACAACTAGATAAGAACATAGTACTAGGCATTCCTCTCGGAATCGGAAAGCCAACACAATTCATTAACGAGCTGTATCGTAGAGCCAAGGAAGATGCGAGCATTTCTTTACGCATTATTACGGCACTGTCATTGGAGCGACCAAAACCTGCCCCTGGCTTAGAGTCTAAATTCCTGGAACCTGTCTTCAATCGTCTGTTCGACGGGTATGTCGCCCCTGAATATGTTCAAGATCTGAAGAAGCAACAGATTCCTGACAACATTCAACTGTGCGAATTTTTCTTTAAATCAGGCAGCATGATGGGCAACGACTATGCCCAGCAGCATTACATTTCAAGTAACTATACCCACGTTGCCAGGGACATGATTGATCAAGGCGCAAACCTGCTTGCTCAGCAAGTTTGTCGTGGCGAATACGAAGGCCAATCTTATCTTTCGTTGAGCAGTAATACCGACGTTACGGTCGATCTACTGCCTCTGATAGAAGAAGAGCGCAAGAAAGGAAAAACCATCAAAATCGTTGCGCAAATTAATCAGAAAATGCCGTTCATGCTTAACGATGCACTAGTGTCCGAAGACGATTTCGACATGGTGATTGATAACCCAGAGTACTACACCACTCTGTTTGCGCCACCTAATATGCCGGTAACCCCGGTTGATTTTGCCATTGGTATGCACGCGAGTGCCTTGGTCAAAGACGGTGGCACACTCCAAATCGGTATCGGTTCACTAGGTGATGCCATTGTGTATGCTTGCCAACTGAAAGACGAACACAACGCCACCTACAACGAAGCGTTAGATGCACTTGGCCGGGAAAAGTATCAACAGCTCATCGACAAGATTGGTGACACCACACCCTTTAAAGAAGGGCTGTATGGTTCCAGCGAAATGTTCGTAAATGGATTCCTGCACCTAATCAAAAAAGGCATTGTTAAGCGCAAGGTTTACGAAGATCTGCATATCCAACGTCTGATCAATGAAGGAAAAATCCAAGAAACGCTCACACCGAACTGCCTGGATGAATTAATTAAAGCCGGTTTCTTCGGAGACTTATTCCACGAAGAACAGGTACTAAAAGCCAAACACTTTGGCATCTTCAATGAGCGAGTCAGCTGGAAACACGGTCAGATCTATCTGGACAACCGTACCCTAGGCAATGACCCGCATGAACATGAAATCGTTGAGAAGCTAAAACACAGTGGCATCGGCCAGAAGTTAAAACACGGCATCATCATGCACGGTGGTTTCTTCCTTGGCCCACAAGATTTCTACGATGCCTTGCATAAGATGTCCATTGAAGAACTTGAAGCCATTTGCATGACCAGCGTAGGCCATGTAAATCAACTGCTCATTAATGAAGATTTAGTGATTGCACAACGTAAAGAAGCCCGCTTCATCAACACCGGATTAATGGCCACACTGAACGGTGCCGTTGTTTCAGACGGTCTGGACAACGGTAAGATTGTCAGTGGCGTGGGCGGTCAATACAACTTTGTGTCTATGGCCCATGCGCTGCCATGTGCTCGATCCATTCTTCTAATTCGCAGTACCCGTGAAAGCAAAGGAGAAGTGTCTTCTAATGTTGTTTGGAACTATGGTCACACCACAATTCCTCGTCATTTGAGAGACATCGTAATCACTGAATATGGTGTGGCTGACTTACGAGGAAAAACCGATTGTGACGTCATGAAGGCCATGCTGAATGTAACCGATTCACGCTTCCAGCAGGAATTACTCGAGCAAGCTAAGCAGAACGGAAAAATTGAGCAGAGCTATGAAATTCCTGAAGCCTTCCGCAACAACTTGCCAGAGGCTGTCAGCAATACCATTGAGCGATTCCGTCAACAAGACCTGTTCCCTGCATTCCCGTTGGGTACAGATTTCACTGATCAGGAGCTGCAAATTGGCGCCTGTTTGAAACAGTTAAAAGCCTTACAAACACACAAGGTGGATCTGTTGAAAACCTTGTTCAGAGCATTCACTCATCATCACCAGGAAGAGTCTGTTCAACCATTCCTTGAGCGCATGTCGATGACCGATGCAAAAACTCAAAAAGAGAAGATTGAACAGAAGCTGCTTATCCATCAATTGCATGAGTTGGGGGTTATAGCCTAA
- a CDS encoding phasin family protein, with product MTTDFFKDFSEKTKENFAPIMKFNELMSASIQDLFHAQMSATQRYSEMTMEQVKAASEIRDMESLQNFFQKQIGTFEALNEQVMSDLKAMADAGIKFRQDLEAIMNPAEEEQAEKKAPAKAAPKPSAKASA from the coding sequence ATGACAACTGACTTTTTTAAAGACTTTTCTGAAAAAACCAAAGAGAACTTTGCACCTATCATGAAATTTAATGAATTGATGAGCGCATCGATCCAGGATCTGTTCCATGCACAAATGTCAGCAACTCAGCGCTACTCTGAGATGACAATGGAACAAGTGAAGGCGGCTTCAGAGATTCGTGATATGGAGTCACTTCAAAACTTCTTTCAAAAGCAAATTGGTACCTTCGAAGCACTTAACGAACAAGTCATGTCTGACCTGAAAGCAATGGCTGATGCTGGCATTAAATTTCGTCAAGATCTCGAAGCCATCATGAACCCTGCGGAAGAAGAGCAAGCAGAGAAGAAAGCTCCAGCCAAAGCGGCTCCTAAGCCATCGGCAAAAGCTTCCGCTTAA
- the phaC gene encoding class I poly(R)-hydroxyalkanoic acid synthase yields MDTMNPFENPYWKMSLKAFEDSQRAFTSFASKMNADHSSMQAVATDAADAYARYVQECIKHPWAMTKQSVGVGKNYFRVMKQSLFQLMGREVDSVVEPEKGDMRFAHPDWSANTWFNFVKQMYLVTGQAWLDSIHNIPGLDDHARTRAEFFVRQLVNAMSPSNYLLTNPELVQLTVKSRGKNLLSGLERFVQDLEKSADALKISMTDDQAFELGTNIATTPGKVVYRSELFELIQYTPTTEKVAERPLVIIPPFVNKYYILDLSAKNSFVRWAVEQGNTVFMVSWVNPTEEHRNLGFDRYVTEGVLKALEAVEEQTGVREVNAVGYCIGGTLLMTSLAYMAARRMKSRVKSATLFTTLTDFSDPGDIGVFVDEHTVKAIEDQNNHKGYFDGRVMAVSFSLLRENSLYWNYFVQNYLKGESPVPFDLLYWNSDSTNITAACHNDMLRRFYLENQLVKPGAYSVNGTKIDLSKITTPLYFISTHQDHIARWRITYEGAKICRNNSTFVLGESGHIAGIVNPPAKKKYSYWTNETLCDSADEWLDLSEQHSGSWWTHWDEWLAPNKGKQVEARSPEEGKFELLCDAPGTYVKRTLGVNN; encoded by the coding sequence ATGGATACCATGAACCCTTTTGAAAATCCTTATTGGAAAATGTCGCTAAAGGCCTTTGAAGACAGTCAACGGGCTTTTACCTCTTTTGCATCGAAAATGAATGCAGACCATAGCAGTATGCAGGCGGTAGCTACCGACGCAGCAGATGCTTATGCACGCTATGTACAGGAGTGCATCAAACACCCTTGGGCCATGACTAAACAGTCGGTTGGTGTAGGGAAAAACTACTTTCGAGTGATGAAACAATCTCTTTTTCAGTTGATGGGACGAGAGGTTGATTCTGTGGTTGAACCAGAAAAAGGCGACATGCGCTTTGCTCATCCTGACTGGTCGGCTAATACCTGGTTTAACTTCGTCAAGCAGATGTATCTGGTCACCGGACAAGCCTGGCTGGACAGCATTCACAACATTCCTGGGTTAGATGACCATGCGAGAACGCGTGCTGAGTTTTTTGTACGTCAGCTTGTAAATGCAATGTCACCCTCGAATTATTTGCTAACCAATCCAGAGCTGGTGCAGTTAACCGTGAAATCTCGCGGTAAAAATCTACTCAGTGGTCTTGAGCGTTTTGTACAGGATCTTGAGAAAAGTGCCGATGCCTTGAAGATCTCAATGACTGATGATCAAGCCTTTGAATTAGGAACCAACATTGCTACGACGCCGGGTAAAGTCGTTTATCGAAGCGAGCTGTTTGAGCTGATTCAATATACGCCAACGACTGAAAAAGTGGCTGAAAGACCCTTGGTGATCATTCCTCCTTTCGTGAATAAATATTACATCCTTGATTTGTCGGCCAAGAATTCTTTCGTTCGATGGGCAGTGGAGCAAGGTAATACCGTATTCATGGTGTCCTGGGTGAATCCAACTGAGGAACATCGAAATTTGGGCTTTGACCGATACGTAACAGAAGGCGTGCTAAAAGCGCTTGAGGCGGTTGAAGAGCAGACTGGCGTTCGTGAGGTCAACGCAGTGGGTTACTGCATCGGTGGAACTCTATTGATGACCTCTTTAGCCTATATGGCTGCTCGTCGTATGAAGTCACGAGTAAAAAGTGCCACCTTGTTTACAACCTTGACCGACTTCTCTGATCCGGGGGATATAGGGGTGTTCGTCGATGAGCATACCGTGAAGGCGATTGAGGATCAGAATAACCACAAAGGGTATTTTGATGGTCGGGTGATGGCCGTTTCCTTTAGCCTGCTCCGTGAAAACTCCTTGTATTGGAACTATTTTGTACAGAACTATTTGAAAGGTGAGTCGCCTGTTCCCTTTGATTTGCTGTATTGGAATTCAGACAGTACCAACATAACGGCGGCATGTCATAACGATATGTTGAGACGTTTCTATCTGGAAAATCAGTTGGTCAAACCTGGAGCCTACAGTGTCAATGGCACTAAGATTGATCTGTCGAAAATCACGACACCGCTTTATTTTATTTCTACTCATCAGGACCATATTGCCCGTTGGCGAATAACCTATGAAGGTGCCAAGATTTGCCGTAATAACAGCACCTTTGTGCTGGGTGAATCAGGTCATATTGCGGGGATTGTAAATCCTCCAGCCAAGAAAAAATATTCCTACTGGACCAACGAAACTCTGTGTGACTCAGCGGATGAGTGGCTTGATTTGTCAGAGCAACATTCAGGTAGCTGGTGGACTCATTGGGATGAATGGCTAGCGCCAAATAAAGGGAAGCAGGTTGAGGCACGTTCTCCGGAAGAAGGTAAGTTTGAGCTACTGTGTGATGCTCCTGGTACCTATGTGAAGCGCACGCTGGGTGTGAATAATTAA
- a CDS encoding MaoC family dehydratase: MSKIRVGQKASVTRKFTEHDVGTFSELSLDFNPVHLDPKYAEQSMFGQRIVHGMLVSSLFSGLLGKHLPGEGTIYLGQDLKFTKPVYLDQEVTATVEVTEVRDDKPIITLSTTCINDEGDVVITGEAVVLYKG, encoded by the coding sequence ATGTCGAAAATACGTGTAGGTCAAAAAGCCTCAGTTACCCGAAAATTTACAGAGCATGACGTTGGAACATTTTCTGAATTATCTCTCGATTTTAACCCTGTACATCTTGATCCCAAGTACGCGGAGCAATCCATGTTTGGTCAACGTATTGTGCACGGCATGCTCGTTTCGAGTTTATTCTCCGGATTACTAGGTAAACATCTCCCGGGCGAAGGCACAATTTATTTAGGGCAAGATCTGAAATTTACAAAGCCGGTGTACCTAGATCAGGAAGTCACTGCAACTGTCGAAGTCACGGAGGTTCGTGACGATAAACCAATCATTACGTTATCCACAACCTGTATAAACGATGAAGGCGACGTTGTGATTACTGGCGAAGCGGTAGTGCTGTATAAAGGCTGA
- a CDS encoding NAD(P)-dependent oxidoreductase: MSQQSPVLGFIGIGLMGNPMTKRLLAAGFPVNVWNRSVDKLAAVVDAGAIAKSSIVELVEASDVIMLCVSDTDAVRSVVFGEGGVVDAVEGNTSAKTRLLIDFSSIDPEQTREMAQTLKHRTGIEWVDSPVSGGVAGAEQGTLAIMCGGEESVIEQVTPILEPLSQRVTRMGPVGSGQVTKICNQMIVSCNVLVMAEVMAMAEKAGVDSSQIPQALKGGFADSIPLQLTGPRMATRDFDEVKWHVKTLLKDLDMANHLAKTLQSSIPMAGLGAELMRMHGSKGNMDQDPCTLIEQYISKN, translated from the coding sequence ATGTCTCAGCAATCCCCCGTTCTTGGATTTATTGGCATTGGTTTAATGGGCAACCCAATGACCAAACGGTTATTGGCCGCAGGCTTCCCAGTGAATGTTTGGAACCGTTCGGTGGATAAATTAGCTGCTGTGGTTGATGCTGGGGCGATCGCTAAATCTTCGATTGTGGAGCTGGTGGAAGCTTCCGATGTGATCATGCTGTGTGTATCTGATACTGATGCAGTTCGATCGGTGGTCTTTGGTGAGGGGGGCGTGGTGGATGCCGTTGAAGGCAATACCAGCGCAAAAACCCGCCTCCTAATCGATTTCTCCAGTATCGACCCTGAACAAACTCGCGAGATGGCACAAACACTTAAACATCGTACCGGAATTGAGTGGGTAGATAGCCCTGTTTCAGGTGGTGTAGCTGGGGCAGAACAAGGCACGTTAGCCATTATGTGTGGTGGCGAAGAAAGTGTAATTGAGCAGGTGACGCCAATTCTGGAACCGCTGTCGCAGCGAGTTACACGTATGGGGCCTGTAGGAAGCGGTCAGGTCACTAAAATCTGCAATCAGATGATCGTGAGCTGTAACGTACTGGTGATGGCTGAGGTAATGGCGATGGCCGAGAAAGCCGGGGTGGATTCCTCTCAGATTCCGCAGGCCTTGAAAGGTGGTTTTGCTGATTCGATTCCTCTTCAGTTAACGGGGCCGAGAATGGCAACCAGAGATTTTGATGAGGTGAAATGGCACGTTAAAACCTTGTTGAAGGATTTGGACATGGCTAATCATTTGGCTAAAACACTCCAGTCCTCGATTCCTATGGCTGGATTGGGCGCTGAATTAATGCGTATGCACGGCAGTAAAGGCAATATGGATCAGGACCCATGTACCTTGATCGAACAATACATTTCGAAGAATTAA